Proteins from one Pseudoalteromonas rubra genomic window:
- a CDS encoding non-ribosomal peptide synthetase, producing the protein MENIKQLLVELEQAGIRLFLQGGALKSKAKKGAITVDIAKQIKQHKSAIIDALAQYTEASVVSPVARREDLSSYPLSFAQQRLHTLDQIQGGSSEYHMPMVFRLTGQIDVALIERVFREIVTRHDVLRAVFRQSEHGVQQLLLDPQDFCVTQEAVTTQNDATGIEQFISDAAGQPFNLAQDFMLRVRFLALNADDAGVLFINMHHIATDGWSMDILIREFFTLYHAYGYGQPNPLPELTIQYADYAQWQRDWLQGEVLQTQLNYWQQQLAQLPRVHALPLDFPRPDVKAYQGEVVSQPLGAELCHKLAALARRYELTPFMLIHGALALVLSRNSNHHDIVIGTPVANRRQVELESLIGFFVNTLILRVDTQDQPLTDYLAQLRQVHLDAQSHQDLPFEKLVEVLKVPRSTAHSPLFQIMLTTNSDYGVSEPHSDTTELAGLSITPMTGSGATTKFDLDINASMSDEGGVIEWTYDVTLFSRERIETLARHLDNTLMFLAELDSDRAANTSAITMLTEPEIEQLSQFNNNAVEYPQGLCIHELFEAQAEQNPERRAVQHDATSLSYGELNARANQLAHYLRFEHHISPDCPVGVCLERGVDMVVAMLAILKAGGAYVPLDPAYPSERLAYLIEDASLSVVLTQQSLTNTVALPGAHAVMLDELVAQGRAFSHYSTANIGRNESGVTAQHLAYLIYTSGSTGKPKGVMIEHRNTVAMLYWARAAFNDEALRRVLASTSLNFDLSVYEIFLPLSFGFEVVVVKNALTLADEQLDISLINTVPSAMKALLDVGALPDSLTTVNLAGEPLTAQQVNQIFAALPDAEVCNLYGPSEDTTYSTCARFSGQLASVPDIGYVIANSQAYVLGSAMERLPVGCVGELYLGGAGVARGYLNRPDLTEERFIANPYYQAGEHDNSPRLYRTGDLVRYRQDGRLEFIGRSDDQVKIRGFRIELGEIEHRLNQLEDIALSQVLARTLADGQQQLVAYVQPCLTCETAQDEAQQASWIADIKTRLGQQLPAHMVPGLFVVMPQWPLTPNGKIDKKALPAPDALQQSSAQYVAPETQLACLLAGLWAELLGLEQDQISATANFFELGGHSLLIMQLLAKLQQHNLNSSAQQLFQAKDLAAMAAVIDEADDAFAIPDNRIPAHCEAITPEMLTLATLEQPEIEAIAAAVPGGMRNIQDIYPLAPLQEGVLFVHTLNPEHDPYVTTASFEFASADKLAGFVTQLNWLVQRHDVLRTAVFWRGREQAMQVVLREATLPVTELALSGDDDDLKAQFARYVASGPHGFDLESAPLIQLVTSSQDEQGRTFAMLKFHHLITDHVSLEILMNELEADDVQTLPAPLPYREFIARSMAQSALLDTAEFFTELLGDIDTPTLPFELAQVAGDGNAVVEYTQSLSAAQSEQIRTLSKRHQCSPAAVFHLAWAQVLSACCGRDEVVFGTVMSGRMNGMAGIERMMGMLINTLPIRVSLGQQAAHVALQQVNDALRALLPYEQVSLAEAQSYSGIDGNTPLFSAILNYRHSATHADPEQAQEQTDPGIALLSTRERTNYPFDLSVNDLGEGDSFSLDYQIEQSVPATRIAALMETALSALLTALDEHSEQAVATLAVLSKPELTMLDNWQSHDADYPRSACIHEVFELHAKATPDNIAVQLDSETLSYAQLNAKANQLARYLRDIHQVSAGTLVGLCIGRSVDMLVASLAILKAGGAYVPLDPNYPQSRLAYMLEDTQLTVILTEQAQQQTLAFSPLSKVVLDDTHRAWSTLSDEDLPRAVGLTPQSLAYVIYTSGSTGTPKGVMTPHRAVNRLVHAPNFMTLDTETVFLQSANIAFDAATLEIWGPLLNGGRCVLYPDSLITLQGLNAVLSTQGITALWLTSGLFTEWSKVCGELDTDRLALQSVLAGGDVLNPQAVSAVQQALPEVTVINGYGPTENTTFTCCYPVPRDSDVSAGVPIGQGVQGDKLLILTPQGRRVPQGVVGELCVGGDGLALGYLNQPALSKERFIHNPYANETGQPELLYRTGDLVRCNDDGLITYAGRLDDQIKIRGFRVELGEIERQLEALDDVTQALVTIRVRSEGDKQLVAYIELNAGCEQVDPREHTQALATALAAQLPAYMIPTAFVLVQEWPLTRNGKIDRQALPEPDFSLMQADYVAPANELEDQLVAIWSELLNLPPEQISTGANFFELGGHSLLVMKLLQQLNQRLEIELQIADLYRCENIQQIAGFIGSVQAIHNQAEPQCEDNDEFEDFEL; encoded by the coding sequence ATGGAAAATATCAAACAGCTACTCGTTGAGCTCGAGCAGGCGGGGATCCGGTTATTTTTGCAGGGTGGGGCATTAAAGTCCAAAGCCAAAAAAGGGGCCATCACGGTCGATATCGCAAAGCAGATCAAACAACATAAAAGTGCCATTATTGACGCGCTGGCTCAGTACACTGAAGCTTCCGTCGTGAGCCCGGTGGCGCGTCGTGAAGATCTCAGCAGTTACCCGCTATCGTTTGCACAGCAGCGTCTGCATACGCTGGATCAAATTCAGGGCGGCTCCAGCGAATACCACATGCCGATGGTGTTCAGGCTCACAGGCCAGATTGATGTCGCGCTGATAGAGCGTGTGTTTCGCGAGATAGTGACACGTCATGACGTACTCAGAGCGGTATTTCGCCAGTCTGAACACGGCGTGCAGCAGTTATTGCTCGACCCGCAAGACTTTTGTGTGACGCAAGAGGCCGTGACGACACAGAATGACGCGACCGGGATTGAACAGTTTATTAGTGATGCGGCCGGACAGCCTTTTAATCTGGCTCAGGACTTTATGCTGAGGGTGCGTTTTTTAGCCTTGAATGCGGATGATGCCGGAGTGTTGTTTATCAACATGCACCATATCGCTACCGACGGCTGGTCCATGGACATACTGATCCGGGAGTTCTTCACACTTTACCATGCTTATGGCTATGGCCAGCCAAATCCGCTTCCCGAATTAACGATTCAATACGCCGATTATGCCCAGTGGCAGCGCGACTGGCTTCAGGGCGAAGTGCTGCAAACTCAGCTCAATTATTGGCAGCAACAGCTGGCCCAGTTGCCCCGGGTGCATGCGCTGCCACTCGATTTTCCGAGGCCTGATGTCAAAGCTTACCAGGGAGAAGTGGTGTCACAGCCGCTTGGTGCCGAGCTGTGCCATAAGCTGGCAGCGCTTGCCCGACGTTATGAATTGACTCCGTTTATGCTGATCCATGGTGCTCTGGCGCTGGTACTTTCCCGCAACAGCAATCACCATGATATTGTGATTGGCACACCGGTGGCCAACCGTCGTCAGGTTGAGCTGGAATCTTTGATTGGCTTTTTTGTCAATACCCTGATCCTGAGGGTGGACACGCAGGACCAGCCACTAACGGATTATCTGGCACAATTGAGGCAAGTGCACTTAGATGCTCAGTCGCATCAGGATCTGCCATTCGAAAAACTGGTTGAGGTACTGAAAGTCCCTCGTAGTACCGCGCACAGTCCACTGTTTCAGATCATGCTGACCACCAATTCAGACTATGGCGTGAGTGAACCGCACTCCGACACCACAGAGCTGGCAGGGTTATCTATTACCCCAATGACCGGTAGTGGTGCGACAACCAAGTTTGATCTGGATATCAATGCCTCAATGAGTGATGAAGGCGGCGTCATTGAATGGACGTATGATGTGACCCTGTTTAGCCGCGAACGCATTGAAACCCTGGCGAGGCACCTGGATAACACACTGATGTTCCTGGCGGAACTGGATAGCGACAGGGCGGCCAATACTTCAGCTATTACTATGTTGACGGAGCCGGAGATTGAGCAACTCAGTCAGTTTAATAATAACGCCGTTGAATATCCGCAAGGGCTTTGTATTCATGAGCTGTTTGAGGCTCAGGCAGAGCAAAACCCCGAGCGTCGCGCCGTACAACACGACGCGACGTCGCTGAGCTATGGTGAACTCAATGCCCGGGCAAACCAGCTGGCGCATTATCTGAGATTTGAACATCATATCAGTCCGGATTGTCCGGTGGGCGTTTGCCTGGAGCGTGGCGTAGACATGGTCGTCGCAATGCTGGCGATTCTCAAGGCTGGTGGCGCCTATGTGCCGCTTGACCCGGCGTATCCGTCAGAACGACTGGCTTATCTGATTGAAGATGCCAGCCTGAGTGTTGTCCTGACCCAGCAAAGTCTGACTAACACGGTGGCGCTGCCGGGTGCACACGCGGTGATGCTGGACGAGTTGGTTGCTCAAGGGCGTGCCTTCTCTCATTATTCCACAGCGAACATTGGCCGCAATGAAAGCGGTGTGACGGCGCAACATCTGGCCTATCTGATCTATACCTCAGGCTCTACCGGAAAACCCAAAGGGGTGATGATTGAACACCGAAACACGGTGGCCATGCTGTACTGGGCCCGTGCCGCTTTTAACGATGAGGCGCTACGCCGGGTGCTGGCATCGACCTCGCTGAACTTTGACTTGTCTGTTTATGAAATCTTCCTGCCGTTGAGCTTTGGTTTTGAAGTTGTGGTGGTTAAAAATGCCCTGACGCTGGCAGATGAACAGCTGGATATCAGTTTGATCAACACCGTACCGTCTGCGATGAAGGCATTACTCGATGTTGGTGCATTGCCCGACAGCCTGACGACCGTCAACCTGGCTGGAGAGCCGTTAACCGCCCAGCAGGTGAATCAGATCTTCGCAGCTTTGCCAGATGCTGAAGTGTGCAACCTGTATGGGCCATCGGAAGACACCACTTATTCAACCTGTGCGCGTTTTTCCGGGCAATTAGCATCCGTCCCCGATATTGGTTACGTGATAGCGAACAGCCAGGCCTATGTGTTAGGCAGTGCGATGGAGCGGTTGCCAGTTGGGTGTGTCGGAGAGCTTTATCTGGGTGGTGCGGGTGTCGCGCGGGGTTACTTGAACCGCCCCGATCTGACCGAGGAGCGCTTCATCGCCAACCCTTATTATCAGGCAGGCGAGCACGATAACAGCCCACGCTTGTATCGCACAGGGGATTTAGTGCGTTATCGCCAGGACGGGCGACTGGAGTTTATTGGACGCAGCGATGATCAGGTGAAGATCCGAGGTTTTCGTATTGAGCTGGGTGAGATTGAGCATCGCCTTAATCAGCTTGAAGATATTGCGCTGTCGCAGGTCCTGGCGCGCACGCTGGCCGATGGTCAGCAGCAACTGGTGGCCTATGTACAGCCTTGTCTCACATGTGAGACAGCGCAGGATGAAGCGCAACAGGCAAGCTGGATAGCCGATATTAAAACGCGCCTGGGTCAACAACTGCCAGCCCATATGGTGCCAGGTTTGTTTGTGGTGATGCCACAGTGGCCACTGACACCAAACGGCAAAATTGATAAAAAAGCCCTGCCCGCGCCCGATGCACTGCAACAAAGCAGCGCCCAATACGTTGCGCCAGAAACACAGCTGGCCTGCTTGCTGGCAGGTTTATGGGCTGAACTGCTGGGGCTGGAACAGGATCAGATCAGTGCCACCGCCAACTTCTTTGAGCTGGGTGGGCATTCACTGTTGATTATGCAACTGCTGGCCAAACTCCAGCAGCACAATCTTAATAGCAGCGCGCAACAGCTATTCCAGGCTAAGGATCTGGCCGCGATGGCTGCCGTTATTGACGAGGCGGATGATGCGTTTGCTATTCCTGACAATCGCATCCCGGCGCACTGTGAGGCCATCACTCCTGAGATGTTGACGCTGGCAACGCTGGAACAACCAGAAATAGAGGCCATTGCAGCCGCCGTGCCTGGCGGGATGCGCAATATTCAGGATATCTATCCATTAGCACCGCTTCAGGAAGGGGTACTGTTTGTGCATACCCTCAACCCGGAGCATGACCCTTATGTCACCACAGCTAGTTTTGAGTTTGCCTCAGCAGACAAGCTGGCCGGGTTTGTGACGCAGCTGAATTGGCTAGTGCAGCGTCATGACGTGCTGCGCACCGCAGTGTTCTGGCGAGGCCGGGAACAGGCGATGCAGGTGGTGCTACGTGAAGCGACATTACCTGTGACTGAGCTGGCACTGAGTGGCGACGACGACGATCTTAAAGCACAGTTTGCCCGCTACGTGGCAAGCGGACCACATGGCTTTGACCTAGAATCAGCACCGCTTATCCAGTTAGTCACCAGCTCGCAAGACGAGCAGGGGCGTACCTTTGCCATGCTCAAGTTCCATCATTTGATTACGGATCATGTTTCTTTAGAGATCCTGATGAATGAACTCGAAGCCGATGATGTACAGACACTGCCCGCACCTTTACCGTATCGAGAATTTATTGCCCGCTCTATGGCGCAAAGCGCGTTGCTGGACACGGCCGAGTTTTTCACTGAATTACTGGGTGACATCGACACCCCAACTCTACCCTTTGAACTGGCTCAGGTGGCAGGCGATGGCAATGCGGTGGTTGAATACACCCAGTCGTTAAGTGCAGCACAATCTGAGCAGATCCGCACCTTAAGTAAGCGTCATCAGTGCAGCCCGGCAGCTGTGTTCCATCTCGCCTGGGCGCAGGTGCTAAGTGCCTGTTGTGGCCGCGACGAAGTGGTGTTTGGCACTGTGATGTCAGGCCGCATGAATGGCATGGCTGGCATCGAGCGGATGATGGGCATGCTGATCAACACTCTGCCAATTCGCGTGTCTTTGGGTCAGCAGGCTGCCCATGTGGCACTGCAACAAGTCAATGATGCGTTGCGGGCGCTACTGCCTTATGAGCAGGTTTCGCTGGCTGAAGCACAAAGTTACAGCGGGATTGACGGCAATACGCCTCTGTTCAGCGCGATTTTGAATTATCGTCATTCAGCGACTCATGCAGATCCTGAACAAGCACAGGAACAAACCGACCCTGGCATTGCCTTACTCAGCACCCGTGAGCGCACCAATTATCCGTTTGACTTGTCGGTGAATGACCTGGGTGAGGGAGACAGTTTCAGTCTCGATTATCAGATTGAGCAAAGTGTACCGGCAACGCGGATCGCTGCGCTGATGGAGACGGCGCTGAGCGCACTGCTCACGGCGCTGGATGAACACTCTGAGCAAGCCGTCGCAACCCTGGCTGTATTGAGCAAGCCAGAGCTGACTATGTTGGATAACTGGCAAAGTCATGATGCCGATTATCCGCGTAGTGCCTGTATTCATGAAGTGTTTGAGCTGCATGCCAAAGCCACGCCGGATAATATTGCCGTGCAACTGGACAGTGAAACGCTCAGTTATGCCCAGCTGAACGCCAAAGCCAACCAGTTGGCGCGTTACCTGCGTGACATTCATCAGGTGAGCGCAGGTACCCTGGTCGGATTGTGCATTGGCCGTTCGGTCGACATGTTAGTTGCCAGCTTAGCCATACTCAAAGCGGGCGGTGCCTATGTCCCGCTGGACCCGAACTATCCGCAGTCGCGACTGGCGTATATGTTAGAGGACACGCAGCTGACGGTGATATTGACTGAGCAGGCACAGCAACAGACGCTGGCTTTCAGTCCGCTAAGCAAAGTTGTGCTGGATGATACACACCGCGCCTGGTCAACACTGAGCGATGAAGATTTGCCACGCGCTGTCGGGCTGACGCCGCAATCGCTGGCATACGTGATTTATACTTCAGGCTCCACAGGCACACCTAAGGGTGTCATGACGCCCCATCGTGCAGTGAACCGTCTGGTCCATGCGCCGAACTTTATGACGCTGGACACAGAGACTGTCTTCTTGCAAAGCGCTAATATTGCCTTTGATGCCGCGACGCTGGAGATCTGGGGGCCACTATTAAATGGCGGGCGCTGTGTCTTGTATCCGGATAGCCTGATCACTCTGCAGGGACTGAATGCCGTATTGAGTACGCAGGGGATCACGGCGTTGTGGCTGACCTCTGGTCTGTTTACAGAATGGAGTAAGGTCTGTGGTGAGCTAGATACTGACAGGCTTGCGTTACAAAGCGTGCTGGCTGGGGGCGATGTCCTGAACCCACAAGCGGTTAGTGCCGTGCAGCAGGCATTGCCTGAGGTCACGGTGATCAACGGCTACGGCCCGACGGAAAACACCACCTTTACTTGTTGTTATCCAGTACCACGAGATAGCGACGTCAGCGCTGGCGTGCCAATCGGCCAGGGTGTTCAAGGCGATAAATTACTGATTTTAACACCGCAAGGTCGCCGGGTGCCGCAAGGGGTGGTCGGTGAGCTGTGTGTGGGGGGAGATGGCCTGGCACTGGGTTATCTGAATCAGCCCGCGCTGAGCAAAGAGCGCTTTATTCACAACCCGTACGCTAACGAAACCGGGCAACCCGAACTCCTGTATCGCACGGGTGATCTGGTGCGCTGTAATGATGATGGGTTGATCACCTATGCAGGTCGCCTGGATGATCAAATCAAGATCCGGGGATTCAGGGTTGAGCTGGGTGAAATCGAACGTCAGCTGGAAGCACTGGATGATGTGACTCAGGCTCTGGTAACCATCAGAGTGCGAAGTGAAGGTGACAAACAACTGGTTGCGTATATTGAATTGAACGCCGGTTGTGAGCAGGTTGACCCCCGTGAACACACGCAGGCGCTGGCAACGGCCTTGGCCGCTCAATTGCCCGCGTACATGATCCCTACGGCGTTTGTGTTGGTGCAGGAGTGGCCATTAACCCGCAATGGTAAAATTGACAGACAGGCACTGCCAGAGCCTGATTTTAGCCTGATGCAGGCCGACTATGTTGCGCCGGCCAATGAGCTGGAAGATCAGCTGGTGGCCATCTGGTCTGAGCTACTGAACCTGCCGCCTGAGCAGATCAGTACGGGTGCTAACTTTTTCGAACTGGGTGGCCATTCATTGTTGGTCATGAAGTTACTTCAGCAGCTGAATCAGCGACTTGAGATTGAGCTGCAAATTGCCGATTTATATCGCTGCGAAAACATCCAGCAAATTGCCGGGTTTATAGGCTCGGTGCAGGCCATCCATAACCAAGCTGAGCCGCAGTGCGAAGACAACGATGAATTTGAGGATTTTGAGCTATGA